aaatgGAAATTTGCCAATAAAAATAACATGTATATGTATGCAAACCTCATTATCAAGAATTTTGATTCAGTTCAGTCCAACCAAtgtattattcatttttttgcTAAATAAGCGAATAAAAGTTAAGAAAAATTTGGAAACTAGCATTGAATCTTTGATTTTCTTTGCATTGTAAACCAAACACAAAGCCTCTAAGCTAGATTATTTGAGAAATATTGCTCACTAAGAACGACTTATTGCTATTGAACTATATAGTTCCCAGTACCTTTACATTGAGCTATTCTGGTGCAGCATAGCAAATGGCTTCTAAGTGAAGATACAATCATTGAAAATAAGCACTAAAGATATAATCTAAATCATCGTGCAACAAAAGCTTACATCAATCATAAGTAAGCAAGACTCAAACCGAAAACGAAATACTTCAATGAGGATAAGAAAGGAGCATTCTTAAAAACTGACCGATACTTGCTCTATCAGAATGCAGATCCACCATCCTTTGTCTTCCCAAGCATCACATCTTTGGCTTCGTTGATTTTAGACGCAAGGTAATGGCTACCTCCAGCATCAGGATGATTTGCTACCATTACTTTTCTATGTGCTTCCTTGACCTTGTCTGCTGTTGCATTCTCCCTGTTGAACCATCCAAAAATACGGACACAATAACTTAGTTCTGAGAGAGAGAAGCAAAAAAAAAGATGCATAACATGATCACAGAACTGTATCATCTTGGATAAATCTATCCAAGTGTTATTAACTATTGTATATACTAGAAAATTCACTATTTAATCCCTAAGTTATGGGAAAACTCATCAATTGGTgctcgattttaaaaaatacattaaaagtCCATGaggttttaaaaaatctactatttAATCATTCCGTTAGTTTTAGCCGCTAAGTGTTTTACGATTTAGTTCCTGTGATATTAAACACTTATTAATTGATCTCTCAGAAAGATCTACTATTTATCCCTCCGTGTTGAGGGCATTTTAGACTTTTACGCAAAATCGCTAAAATTAATAGAAGGACTAATTAGAAGATTTTTAAAACCTTGTGGatgttttattctatttttcaaGATCAAGGAACTAACTAATGAGATTCTCTACAGTATAAGGACTACATAATAATTATCCCTATACACTAAAACATGAAATAGATCCTCAAATTTGGTATATTGCAATGAAGTGAAAATCAAAGTTAAATAAATGAGTTTACACTAAAACTGGGAATCTTTTATCAGTTTGGATCAGAAATTATCTTTACTTTGAGTATTAATTTAACCATTGAAGCATAAATTTATCTTCACTTGGTGTATTTAACCATGCACTAGCACCCCTCTCTGCCATTCAAGGGTCTTGCAACCACTCAGATACTGTAGAAGAGCACAAGTTAAGGCAAATTTGTTTCACTTGAGCATTCTTATGCCActtatttgaaatcaaagattttacaagaatttaattcaattcaattctatcaattttttttgtttgggATGGAAGAATCCATCTATTTTTTAAcacaaaaaattttcatttccaaagaaaatgaaataatgtataattttgcaagaattcatttaaatttttgcaAAACGAACCATGGCAAAAGGAGTGATAAGAAATAGAAAAACAGAATTCAGATTAGGATATAGCATCAGGAATTAGCACAAATAGAATCTTAGTCTTCCAAAACTTTAAAGATAACaatgctaaaaaaaaaaaattgtatttcaTTTCTAATCTTAATCATCAATCTGAGTATGAATCTTGAATCCTATGATAATCATCCAAAGCATAGAATGATCATCTTGGGCAATTTAGTCTTCAATTTCTGAACAAAGATCTGGCCGTTTCTACTTAAAATCTCAGCAATAGAATTACATTTTCTTTTGGCCCTCTTCCTATTCTATCCAGAATGAAAGAGATATAAAACAGACAACAGTTACTGTAAATCAGCTGAATTTGAATCAAAGcaaccaaaaaataaaatccCTAAAAGTTGCATAAACAATCAGATAATTTGTTAGTTACCTGATACCAAGAATCAGAGCTGCTTCTCTTCTGGTCATCTTAGGCTGAAATCCTCCATCATAGAACTTGCGGATTTTAGGTTTAGGGGATCGAGCCTTGAATGCTTGCCAAGCTTGGATCCCATACCTACCAGCAAGAGCCGCTGCAGCAACTGCAAGCCCAGCCAAAAAGGGTGTGGCCTGATATTTAAATCTACAATTTCATCAACAAATTGAAATTACACAAAATTTCAACGTCCAAACAAACTAGTGAAAAGCTCTTGCATACCATTTTTGTTGGAATTGAAATTTGTGAGACAGTATTTGCTGAGGTTCATTCGAAATTTTTGTTaaaatctctctttttttcaGGGTTTGGGGTTGAAGAAGGTGACTGCGCGCGTTGTCGATCTCATATATGCCCATGTATGATTCTATAGTTATTTTACCAATCATTTTGTGCCGCGTGTTGTTAGTATAACTGGTACGGTACTCCAATCCCCATTTCCTAATACTGGGAGAAATTTTGCGGTCCTATTTTACcaaattttaacatattatattttgagaattttattatttccttcctctaataattttttattgactatttttttatacatatttataatttttttattaattttttaattatattcattttaaaaatatttatttttatttatttaaataataaatataaattcaattcaatctatctactattatttaaaaattaaataaatttcactttaaaattttaaataaattaaatctttatgttgttactcaaaaattaaataaactctcatttaatataatattatttttataataaaatattatttttatatgataaaaaatatttttttatataataaaattttatttttataatttttaaaaaattatttattatatttatatatattttaaaatttttatattaattaaaatactaaatttttgatattttaaattataaaaaataataattttattattaaaaaataatattatattttattagaatttatttattttttaataaaaataaaggagtttaattagtttaaaattttaaattaaaatttatttggtccttaaataaaaatataaaaatttaattggatttattttcctttaataattaatgagatattgttttagaaataaaataaaatagttaatttatattttaatcatatctaaaaaaaattgaaataataattttgagataataaaaataaaaaatataaaacgaagggaatatttatcttttatattatataaaaatttattagttaattcttttaattttgaaaaatatattaaaatattattaatatatttaaaagtttattaattaatttatcagttaattttattaattaaatattataaaaaatttaaaatattattaatgcaaaaaaattaattaatatattttttattaaattatgaaaataattaataaattttttaaaatataaaaattaaataataaaatatttaacaattaaaattaataaatagattaattaataaattttttaaaattttttaaaaagtcaaaaatattttattatagtttacaaaataaaaaattaactaaagttttctaatattaaaattattagctATAAgagtttgaaaaaataaattataatggaCCTTGCATAAATAATTTACTCAATACTTAATAGAAATAGGGGCTACGCGTTTATAACAAACGGACCCAAACATTTAATATGTGAACTATATATTATGAGAATAGAATCAAATTGAAGTATAtagaaaatcaaattaaatcgataatttattattaaatttaattttttaatataattaaattaaataattaaattttttaaagaaatttttattGAACCTGAGTCTCAGATTTTAACCCCCTCGTTTGTATATAGTATGATCTAAAGGAGGACATTAGCATTTAGAttagagtttctccatatcctTTGGCATTAAGCACATGATTAGAGTCTAGAGCTTTGTAgcctaatatatatttttgaagaTTGATGAGTTCTTTCACCTAAAGTAAAACTTTTCAGAAAGTGCATAAACTTCTTTtgttttatttgtattattacATGAACTTTCTGAAAATTAGAGTATTTTACTTTTCTGGAAGAAACTCATATAAGTAAAATTTGATaagttgtatttttttatattaaatttaataaaatattctttaatttattatatttaaaattatattattgacATTGATATTGTTGATATATATGTTTATTTGATATGAAAGAAGATAAATACAAtatatttatgtaatagaaCATAATAGGACATTATTATACATGTTAGAATAATAATAGGAAACTTATATCatattctatttaaaattaattttattaacttatttcattttaataatattcaaaCCATGTCTAATAGTGCCCTAATCGAATTGAGCTTAATAGAGCCGTAATCGAATCGAGCTTAGTCAAGTTTTGATAAATTCAGAttcgattaaaaaataaatttaaaagtttgagTTCGAGTTTGAACTCGACTCAAGTTTCATTTATAAGATCGAGctcgattcataaaataaatattaaactcgaaCTCGGTTCGAACTCGATTCGTAATAAGTTTGTTTATCACATTAATGAATCAACTCAAACTTCATTCAAAAAGTTCGAATTTGAGCTCATTTAGACTCGAATTTgagtttaattatattataaacaagctcaatataatttaaatttatttaaattataaataaatttaaattataagattattaagagacttttaaattattttttttatttaattaaaatctctgGAAcccaaaactaatgaaaaagaatgtagaatgattatattttatagaaaagTCATGATTCTCCATATCCCTTCAACTTTCGATATGAGATTAGTGTTAGCAAACAAGCTTGTTTGCGAGTCTGCTCATGAGTTTGTTTACGAATCTGTTCATGAGTTAGCTCGCGAGTCTAAACTAGCTGAATCTAATCGAGTTTTTATTGAGACGAGTCTCGAATAACTCATGAACAGTTTGGTTCGTTTACACTCCTACTGTCTAACATGCCATATAAAGAGTTCACAGCCTTCATGATTAAATATGTTATTCTTTTTACcaataaatttcataatttgttCATCACACAAGAGAGGTTGCCACCAGCATTCTCTTCAATTTTGCGGTTtatacctgtaatacccggctagactccggtatcggaattcctaccgtccggtggaatctcggatgtcggaaacctctagaagagtaaaaatcatgttttcataaaatgatttaatgtattttatggttttaagcaaaaaggaaattgagttttaaatgaaaaagaccaaggagacatttcctggttcggccgccgaaccctaagttcggccgccgaacgtgggatggtttagggggcaaGTTAAGCTTCCGAAAGTtttaaaggttcggccgccgaacctcatgttcggtcaccaaacttgcatgagttttggaggcactttaggctgccgaaaggtggtctgtcagctcctatataagagctccatggccgaaacgggctagttttctccccattttcagccacggtgagttcttgctctcccatggttcgtttttgatgtttttactccgatctttcacgttttaacaagctttatgttgatttgaagatatttgaacaaaaagagcaagttttggaaacttggagactaaagagcggatttctccccatctccgagttggatcgcctctcctctcgttcctcaagaggtaagagtagatccatagttcatttcatgttttaagtaagttttatgaagatttatgggatagaaatgcatgtataggtttatgttgagtttatggttaaatgtgtgtttatgagcaatgtatgttggttatgtatgtttgatgtgttgtagttggggtttaaattagtttgaaacccctaggagcttgtatgcttgagtatgcatgttgtagaataggaaaatgcttgATTGAATGTGTTAGGAGGCTTTTATGCATGTAGAGGCTGAGTTTCttccctttgggaagaactcaagttcggcagccgaaggttctttcggccgccgaacctgcctgtggtagcatgtatcggctgccgaacctgcctgtgatagcatgtatcggctgccgaaccctgcccccgaaagtggactttcggctctggaagggactttcggccgccgaaggtgttgccgaacatgcatgagtttcgtctctggagggaaccttcggccgccaaaggtgccgccaaaggtgcatgactttaggctctggagggcctttcggccgccgaacctgccgccgaaagtgccctgtttagccctcctttgcatgatttatgtgattgttttaaggtgttttaggggatttttggggagtattttagagtcatgtttatgtatgtaaggtccctcatttgagtccacctgtgtaggttcagacccgaggaaccgaggaccccagcagtgagttcagctgctgttgagtctgttagagcttcagccagaggtgagtggaataactctttatgttttaaagtaaataaatcaattcttagcatgattcacgcatcatgaataccatgagatatattaggttgtttgcattagaattcacgaatatgttgcattgcataatatgttattgatgtggatggatgttggatgacccatagccctcaatctatgatgtgatgatatgatatgtacggtacggaatgaaagaccagtgagacccattctatgttcgctggcaccatgtaagagaaagaccaggacccattctacgttctggcactatggaattatgtagagggctaatggtgacaagttcatcctttatgtgatttgtttgtgatgtgatgcatttcatggaagcatggactttaaatttaatgtttatttattctgctcactgggctttatagctcacccctctcccttaacccccaggtttgcaggtacagggtagaccaggaggtcagcaggagtagagtcatgtgttatgtaatagctagatgtggacatggatatgatgtaatggcaaagtatgatatagaaatgttatgtaatggtGCTTATGAAAGttcagagttgtgcttgaccatagtattatgttaatccctttctagtacatgatcttaatgtttaatgatgattattgtaaaccaaacttaatttatgttatgtcaccccattggagcattgatgagggctccaaggtggggttaatgtttatgtttatgtatagtgcatgcacaggttgagtttggtgattgaatggaaagaaaagttcaaaatttttatgtatgttgttgatcatgtatgggattaaacaggtccacaggatgaatgtttggcttgctacgggtcccagcggccttaagccgatctggatcctagcgccggtagcggtccgattttcggatcgttacagattggtatcagagccctaggttcatatggtcggacctagagtgtcgggctcatagatgttctagaaggtcaagcacaataggaaaaccatgtccactacgataggatgtagagtcgtGTCTtgaaatgatgatgtgaaatgccatgattttatgcatgtgcattaatgatatgctatgtatgtgatgtatgtgatgcgggtttatgtgtttgcacatgaaccatttgatgctaatgttctatgtgatgtatgctgtttttcagaaaacaggatgagaggaactcgtcgatctgcacgattgactggagtaccaccccaggacgagggcactgatgcccgtcctcttgcattgcctagggcaatgtcaagtaggtccagcaaagaaagagcagtaagagaccctagaaggtctctagatttgggtagaagcagatcagtgaggggaacagtgcaaggggatatgtcagaggttgtgggggatcagatggatgtggatcagaggagggatggcagtctcggagtaagtatgtcggaagagggaatgggagagtcccaaggaggcactcaggcctcgggatttgttcagtcaccttactacccacccttttcatatAATCtcaggtattcgatgggaggtacatcggattaccccagttttaacccttaccactctcagatgccatacccacctttctacccatcgtacccacagtaccctatgtatccacccccaccctaccatccaggtacagcaaaccctaccccagaggatgctgcacctcctccaccaccagcagcacctactgtctcagaaacccaaatgcctaaacctagctcatctggggggagaaaggtcaagatgaccgattacatgaagctaggtgctccccagtttgaaaccagtgatgacccatttgtgtaccttgagagggtcaagacaattacagatgagataggagttgatgacagtagagccattcagatggctgggttcacactaaaatgcaagaaggcccgagagtggtttaagaactatgtgaacccgaggttggacaacctatcatgggaggagtttgcaaatgagtttgcaggatgggctttccctgatagttcaagagaattgaagatgattgagtttgagcagctgaggcagacggatgagatgagtgtggatgagttcataGACAGGTTTTTGGAACTGTTGCCGTTTGTCGAGCAAAATCTGGAttcagatcagaaaaagtcaaggaggtatatcatgaagctccattccaggtattcctccttgattcagtcaacagagagggagagtttccatgccattgtggatatggctcggaggatggaggctagtgcaatcatcgaagggaaagtcaaacagtcagtggcacagccttctggttc
This region of Manihot esculenta cultivar AM560-2 chromosome 10, M.esculenta_v8, whole genome shotgun sequence genomic DNA includes:
- the LOC110624376 gene encoding mitochondrial import inner membrane translocase subunit TIM14-1 isoform X1, with the translated sequence MNLSKYCLTNFNSNKNVAAAALAGRYGIQAWQAFKARSPKPKIRKFYDGGFQPKMTRREAALILGIRENATADKVKEAHRKVMVANHPDAGGSHYLASKINEAKDVMLGKTKDGGSAF
- the LOC110624376 gene encoding mitochondrial import inner membrane translocase subunit TIM14-1 isoform X2; translated protein: MATPFLAGLAVAAAALAGRYGIQAWQAFKARSPKPKIRKFYDGGFQPKMTRREAALILGIRENATADKVKEAHRKVMVANHPDAGGSHYLASKINEAKDVMLGKTKDGGSAF